The following is a genomic window from Bdellovibrionales bacterium.
TAAGTTTTTAGAAACGCCAATTCGTCGCTTTCATCTTCACTCAAATAATTGATACCGACGCCGCCGCCAATGTCTAAATTTTTTAAGGGAACCCCTTGGCGAACCAGGGATTCGTAAGTGGTCAGTAAAGATTTTGCCGAATCCATCATCGGGGAGATTTCGCGAATTTGCGACCCGATGTGAGCACTTATCCCTTGAAGCTCGAGCCACGGTTGATTTTTTTTAATGATCTGCAGAGCTTTTTTAATTTGCTCCTCAGGAATCCCGAATTTATTTTCGCGAAAGCCCGTGGTTATATACGGGTGTGTGTCGACTTTGATGTTGGGATTCAAACGGATGCCTAGGCGCACTTTCTTTTGAAGCTCAGTGGCGATTTCGCCAATGCGAGAAACTTCCGACAAGCTCTCAACGTTGATCTGATAAATGTCCTGCTCGATGGCCTGGCGAATTTCGGTTTTACTCTTACCTACACCCGAAAAAATAATATCGGACGGCGCAAAGCCGTGCTTCAACGCCCAGTTCATTTCCCCGCCGGAGACCACGTCGGCTCCGATTCCATTTTTTTTGAAGAGATCAAGGATCTTCGGGTGCGAATTGGCCTTGAGCGCATAATGAATTTTATTTTTGAGAGGACCCAGGCTAGATTTGAGCGCATTGATTTTGTTCTGGATGGAATCGAGAGAGTAAATATAAAAGCCGTGATCACGTCCCTCCGTCAGAGAATGGAGTTCAACAGCAGTTCCGTCGGCTTTTCGCGCGCAGAGAGAATTT
Proteins encoded in this region:
- the lysA gene encoding diaminopimelate decarboxylase — protein: MMTSSYFYKENSLCARKADGTAVELHSLTEGRDHGFYIYSLDSIQNKINALKSSLGPLKNKIHYALKANSHPKILDLFKKNGIGADVVSGGEMNWALKHGFAPSDIIFSGVGKSKTEIRQAIEQDIYQINVESLSEVSRIGEIATELQKKVRLGIRLNPNIKVDTHPYITTGFRENKFGIPEEQIKKALQIIKKNQPWLELQGISAHIGSQIREISPMMDSAKSLLTTYESLVRQGVPLKNLDIGGGVGINYLSEDESDELAFLKTYGEGLQSLLSQFPGQLLTEPGRILVGRSGILCTRVEYIKDNGFKNFIVVNSGMNHIMRPSLYKAHHRILPLKPQLKGAMKNFDVVGPICESSDVLGADRAMATPKEGDWLALMDAGAYGMSMASTYNHHALPEEVII